TTCCCCGCGTGCTACGAACGACGTGAGCATCGGGATTCAGCTTCCGCACCAATGCTTCCAGATGGTTAGCCTCTGCTGGACTGACGAGATCCATTTTGTTGAGGACGATGACGTTTGCGAACTCGACTTGATCGACCAGTAGATCGACAAGGCTGCGGCTGTCTTCCTCTCCGAGCGAAATTTCACGATCACGAAGATCATCGGCCGATGCAAAATCGCGAGGAAAGTTGAGCGCATCGACGACAGTCACCAGCGTGTCGAGTTGGGCGACATCGGACAGGGAACTGCCGGTTTCATCTTCGAAGGTGAAGGTCTCGGCGACAGGTAGGGGCTCACTGATGCCGGTCGACTCGATCAGCAGATAGTCGAAACGTCCTTCTCGGGCGAGTTTGTTTACTTCGATCAGCAGGTCTTCGCGAAGTGTGCAGCAGATACAGCCGTTGCTCATCTCGATGAGCTTCTCTTCGCCTCGAGTGAGTCCTGCGGTTCCTTGGGCCACCAGTTGAGCATCAATGTTGATTTCGCTCATATCGTTGACGATCAGGGCGACTCGCAGGCCTTCGCGGTTCTCGAGGACGTGCTTGAGCAGCGTGGTTTTCCCCGCTCCGAGGAATCCCGAAAGGACCGTGACAGGGAGTTTCTTCGTAGTCGTCGACATGATCTTTTCTCGCTCGCCCCAATGGCTGTCTGCCGTCAAGCAGGCCTTGCTTCGGAGTATGACAGTAAAATAGTTGTGCTTGTGACACTCTATCGCATTTGCAT
This window of the Pirellula staleyi DSM 6068 genome carries:
- the zigA gene encoding zinc metallochaperone GTPase ZigA, producing the protein MSTTTKKLPVTVLSGFLGAGKTTLLKHVLENREGLRVALIVNDMSEINIDAQLVAQGTAGLTRGEEKLIEMSNGCICCTLREDLLIEVNKLAREGRFDYLLIESTGISEPLPVAETFTFEDETGSSLSDVAQLDTLVTVVDALNFPRDFASADDLRDREISLGEEDSRSLVDLLVDQVEFANVIVLNKMDLVSPAEANHLEALVRKLNPDAHVVRSTRGKIPLSEVLSTGRFTLEKAATSAEWLATERGEETSESDEYGIVSFAFHARRPFHPARLQEVLDSEEMSHVMRSKGFCWLATRNNLCVIWSQAGISLQFSAGGYWWAATPAEHWPDDEQDLATIRSTMEGEFGDRRQELVFIGSELDIAGLTALLNSALLTDAEMQLGPEAWQQLSDPFPADALEESELDASEDAASDFRQN